TCGCGCGCGATCACCGCCAGCGCCTCGCGCACGCTATCCACCGTGGCCACGACCGTGTAACCGGCCCCCGACACCATCGTTTCATTGTCGAACGCGACGAGCGGCTCGTCCTCGACGATGAGGATGCGCTTGACGTGGCGTTCTCGTGTGCCGAACAGCATTTGCGATCCTCAAGGAAGAACAACTTGCCCCCGCAACGAACAACGGGTCCCCGCGGTCCACGACCAGCGCCGCGCCGCGAAGAAAATAACACACGCCGTGGCCCGCCGGTCGCACGGGAGGATGGCCCGCAACGGATCGCCAAGCTGCTCGCCCGGGCCGGGGTCGCTTCGCGGCGCGACATCGAACGGATGATCGCCGAGGGCCGGATCGCGCTCGACGGCGACGTGCTGACCACGCCCGCGACCCTGCTCGAGAACCTCCGCGGCGTGACGGTCGACGGCAAGCCCGTCGCGCCCCCCGCCGCAGCGCGACTGTGGCGTTTCTACAAGCCTGCCGGCTGCCTCACCGCCGCGCGCGATCCCGCCGGCCGCCCGACGATTTACGATCGCCTGCCCGCCGGCCTCCCGCGGGTCATGCCTGTCGGCCGCCTCGACTTCATGACCGAGGGCCTGCTCCTCCTCACCAACGACGGCGAATTGAAGCGCCAGCTCGAACTGCCCTCGACCGCCGTCGTCCGGCACTACCGCGCCCGTGCGTTCGGTGAAGTCAGCCAGGCTCAGCTCGAGGCCCTTTCCGAAGGGGTCGAGATCGAGGGCATGCGCTACGGATCGATCGACGCCAACCTCGAGCGCCGCACCGGCAGCAATTGCTGGATCGAGCTCAGTCTGACCGAGGGCAAGAACCGTGAGGTCCGCCGGGTGCTCGCCCATCTCGGCCTTCAGGTCAGCCGGCTGATCCGGACCGCCTACGGGCCCTTCACGATGATGGACCTCGACCCCGGCGACATCGGCGAGGTCCAGCGCGAGGACTTGTTCCGCTTCCGCCAGACGCTGAAAACGCCGGCGGCAAAGAAGCCCCCGGTCGAAAAATGACCCGTTTACCCTGAGCGACGTCGAAGGGCGTCCGCGCCCAGGGGCTTCGACTGCGCTCAGCACGAAGGAATGTAGGGCGAATTTGCCAATCCGCCCCGCTCACGCTATGCGCGCCCCCGCTCCTGCATGGTCATCCCTGGAGGCGTGGGGAGCGGTAACTTACTCTTTCAAAGGAATGCACGTATGAGCGAACAGCTG
This genomic window from Sphingomonas rosea contains:
- a CDS encoding pseudouridine synthase — encoded protein: MRSSRKNNLPPQRTTGPRGPRPAPRREENNTRRGPPVAREDGPQRIAKLLARAGVASRRDIERMIAEGRIALDGDVLTTPATLLENLRGVTVDGKPVAPPAAARLWRFYKPAGCLTAARDPAGRPTIYDRLPAGLPRVMPVGRLDFMTEGLLLLTNDGELKRQLELPSTAVVRHYRARAFGEVSQAQLEALSEGVEIEGMRYGSIDANLERRTGSNCWIELSLTEGKNREVRRVLAHLGLQVSRLIRTAYGPFTMMDLDPGDIGEVQREDLFRFRQTLKTPAAKKPPVEK